The genomic interval GAAGGCCAGCTGCGAGAAGGCGAAGCGTTGCCCGACCAACTAGGCCACGGCAGTGCCGTAGTCGCTGGCCTGCTGCGTGAATCTGGCCCGGTGCCGCTGTTGCTGGCCCAGGTGTTTTCTGCGCAGGCGAGCACCAGTGCGTTGCAGGTGGCCGCCGCATTGTTATGGCTGGTGGAAGAGGGGGCGACGCTGATCAACCTCAGCCTAGGCCTGCTGCAGGACCGGCCCATAATGCACCAGGCCTGCGCCGAGGCCCAGGCGGCTGGCGTGCTGCTGTGCGCCTCCAGCCCGGCGCAGGGTGGGGCGGTGTACCCGGCCAGTTACCCGGGCGTGATTCGCATGACCGGCGATGCCCGTTGCGCACCGGGGCAGTGGTCCTGGCTGGGCACTGCACAGGCGGACTTCGGTGGCCATGTCGGCGCCGGTGGCCGGGCAGGGGCAAGCCTGGGTTGCGCTGCGCTGAGC from Pseudomonas kermanshahensis carries:
- a CDS encoding peptidase S8 and S53 subtilisin kexin sedolisin, translating into MGNELRVGVIDSGCSSAQALDLLGARRFWLEEGQLREGEALPDQLGHGSAVVAGLLRESGPVPLLLAQVFSAQASTSALQVAAALLWLVEEGATLINLSLGLLQDRPIMHQACAEAQAAGVLLCASSPAQGGAVYPASYPGVIRMTGDARCAPGQWSWLGTAQADFGGHVGAGGRAGASLGCAALSGRVAALLRERPGMGRQQVFDWLRAHAAFSGPERRGAEDE